The DNA region ATTTGACATGATTAGAGGATATGTAATCGgataattttttaaaatcaaaagtaGAGTTGTTTAGTAGTAATACATTATCTGGTCTAATGTGGTCTAAAAGATTGTGATAGACTACTACACCATGTTTgggacacctgttgtagttcatccccttaaaatattgaaaatatattagttacgaaaagattgaaaatatattagttacgaaaagattgaaaatatattTGTGACAGTTAGTTGTAGTATAAAGTCTAACAAATTAGAAGAGTTAAGATAAATTTACTTTGTTGCGTAGGGGAATGTGAATGGTTTCTCGTTGACCGGGGCGAGTGACaacattcttgaccaaccccatgcaagaataaaacgtacaagtattttttttggcatttttacacaacGAACTATATAAATGGGACAAAACAGCTGAATCCCAACTATATGTGCCTATTTTATTTATGTTTCATAACAACGGCAAATgcataatatttaccgtattaccagtactttcaggaaataaaaaaaattactaaatagaatcataatataacatCGAGCTTTAATCATCTTTTCATACTCAGTAGATTCTTCTGATCTTTTCACCATCTGTAATGTCTCCATTTAACAAACGATTCAAGGTCCTATTAAGATGTTCAAACGTATCTACATTCCAAAGTCGGGTCTTCATCGGAGGCTGCACTGCTGAGAAGATTAAATCggcatttctcttgtgaatataaggaCACAAGTATGAATATGTAgacattttaaagaaaattgaaggagattgaaggaaaatggaagaagagagtaagaagttgtgtgaaaaattatgggAGGGTGTAGTTGTATTTATAGATGATTGGTGGAGAAGTAGCCATATGCATTGACGCACACATATACTGCAATATGCATAGGCCATTGCATGTGGTCCCTACACATGGCTTACACATACATGCGTCATTGCTTGTGGCGCCAATGAATTCCATTTTCATTGGATGCGCCCATGCAATTGGCGTCTAGGTTAGATATTTTTTGAAAAGTGATTATTTTGATAAGATGGTTATTTaagaaattaaattttaaaaaaatagttatttaaaaaattaaatttaaaaaagtgattattttaaaaaaatcaaattttttaAACTAAACTTACTtgatttaaataaaaatttatttaGCCTAACTTATTTTCATTTTGGTTGTGCCCATTTCTTCTCTCAATCATCAAACACAGAGTTttatataaaatttaatattATCTTTGTTGCTTTTTATTTGACAGTTAAAAGTTGTTTACAATACCAAAGTTAATAAACTTTGTTACATTTTTAAGTATAGTTTTTATTAGATTTATAATACTAATAAATATTTATTATCTTAAATAATATTTATCTTTATAATAAATAGATAGACATAATTTGATCAAATTGAAAACTATagcttaaataaataaataaataaaatcgACAAGTAACATGACATTTGTCTATTACTACTATTTTGTAGTAATACATTGTTTGTTAGTCATAATCATACCCAATTCTATTTAATCTAACAAACACTTGATGTCCAATTAAATCAATGTAACACCACCTCACCACATCAACAACCGCAACTTTTAAAAAACCGGAATCTCAATAATGATAGAAAATTAAAACCCATAACAAATACAAACCAATAATATCAAATATATTACCAAAAAAAAAGCATTATAGTGGTTGTAATATGAATGAATTTACAAAATGACCCTCGACCCTTCACCTTTACTAAAAAATACAACATGAATAAAAAAAAGAAACAAGCTAAGAATGGAATATAAGATAAAAACAGCAAGAAAGAAAGAAAGATAGAACTCACGAATTCTGCATCACCTCAAGTTTGTTagcattattattattattaatattaaaattatCATCATCATGACGAAACGACTCGTTTTGCTCTGAGTTTCTTCTTATGTAGCCAAACAGACAGAGAAAAACGGAAACCACTAATAAACTGACACCTGTGACTCCACACACCAAGCTTGCAATTATTAATGCTTTACTCAACGGTGTTCTGTCGTGAACGGTGGTTTTCGGCAACGCCGGAGGCACGGAATCTGTGACATTCCAATTAAATGCATcgggagaagatgaagaagaagagtTGTTGCTGTTGAAGAAGGATCTCATATCCGAGGGAGGATTGGCCGGCGGCGACGACTGGTAGTCGAGTCCGTGATCGGATGGACGGAGTTCCCTGCCGGCGGAGCTTCCGGCGAGTAAGATAGTTATCGTGATTGCGGTGATAAATCCCGTGAGCGAAGTCATGGACGAGTAAACTAGAAAACAATCCAAAGGACTAGTGTTCTCGTGTCCTTACATTTATAATGTGAGGAAAAAAAAGAACTTTTTATATTGATTTAGTAAGTGATTTGAAATTGAACTACTATTATTTTTATGCGACTTCGTTAATAAAAGGTATAAATAATTTGGATGTGATGTAGTTATTTATGTTGCTTAGCTTTTAAGTATTTGTTTTCTCGTGACAAGCTATAGAATTTATAGTAGAGAACAATTGATATCGATTAAGTGTAGAATAATTTTATACTATTAATTAATCACCATCATCTATTCTTACACCTAAgattataatttttaaattaatgataTAACATGAGTGAGTGACAAATTCTTATTAAATGACAAGTGCATAGTCATTAAACTTTTTATGTTAGGGGGCATTTTTGCAATCTAACTTGCTTATAACAATTGTGAATAAGTGATTGCACTTTCAACACTAATAGACATTAGAGTCGGGAAAAAAAAGCATCTATCGATTTACTATGCAAATATTGTTGGTATCGATTGAAAATATAATGTTAACAATTAAGTTTTATTCTATTAAATGGTGTCGGCTACATGAACAACCTTCGACATATGTTATATTTATGAtcatatttttattcaaattgTTAGTCTCAAAATCCTTCTTAATAATTTCTCTTATAGTCTTTCTAGGTCTTCCTCTTCCTCTAAATCTACATATGATCTACTCTCTTTACCACCGAATCTACATGTCTTCTCTTGAAATACTAAAACTAGTTAAGTCTATTTTCCACCACCTTATCTACTATAGATAATATTAATAGTTTTTTGTACTAGTAAAAAAATACATGTTTGTGTGTCCCCCTGCAAAGGCATAAAGACTCAAATGCCTTAGTAGGTTTATAACATGATATGGTGGTTAGGATTTTTCAACGACGGCAAGAAGCCCTATATGGTGGTGTTTTGAGGTAGGTTAGAAAATTTGCTCACATGAGGTGAGAGGCATTGATGATGACCAGTGATACTTGGTAGAAGCATATAGTTACTAACATTCGTGTGTTAAGACTATAGTGGGCGTTGTGTTTTTTAGGTGTGGAGAATACATATCACTTAGGGTCGGTCGGTTAACATCTATCCCTTCTCCCTTTGAGAGGAAATGCATTTATAGATGCCTCTAGGGCCTATAGTTTTCTTGGAAAGAGTCACCGTTCACTCTATCAATGGTAAATAGTTGATTCCCTATTTACACAAGTTAATGACTTTGACTTTCTCTTTGTCAAAGAAGAGTCTTATCTCACATTTTCCACTTATGAGCGATTATAGACAACTAGGCGATACAATACCTCATTTGGGCGACATTCTATCGTCGCATCCTCTATGGTGGTCTAAGGACATTGCCATAGGCGATGCCTTTTACAAATATCACACTACATAGTCCCTCTAGCACGAGGCCTTTAGTAGAAGACAAAGTGTTTTTCATTCACAACTTATGGGAGTATTATGAGGACCGGTACTTCCTCTCATGAGGTCTTAGCTATCATGAGGAATCCGAATAGCCATGTGTAATATGGCTGAAGAGACACTAAGTCCCTCAAGCGAGGGTATAATTATCTTGGGGAATATAAGTCACTCATGAAGAAATGTATATAGCCTGACTGATCACATTATAAGCCTCTCAGGCGAGGCACTCAACCTACTTAGGAGGGACTTCCATCGAGCCCTCAAGCAAGACTTATTATCAAGTCTCTCATACTGAATATATGTTTTGCCTCTTAGGCGTGATTCTTGAGTACTTGTCCTACCCGAGAAGACATTAAGTCCCTCAAGCGAGAGTATAATTATCCTGGGGAATCTAAGTCCCTcagaaaaaattatatataacCCGACTGATGAAACTATAAGTCTCTCAGGTGAGGCGTTCAACCTGCTTGGGTGAGACTTCTATCGAGCTCTCAAGCAAGACTCGTTATCAAGTCTCTTAGACTAGATGTTTGTCGCGCCTCTTAGGAGTGACTATTGAGTACTTATCTCTCCCGAGAATACACTAAGTCCCTTAAGAAAATGTATAATTATCCTATGGAATCTAAGTCACTCAAGCAGAATTGTGTATATTCCGGCTGATAAGACTATAAGTCTCACAGGCGAGGCGTTTAACCTATTAGGTGGGACTTTCATCGAACCCTTAGGCAAGACTTGTTATTAAGTCTCTCATATTGGATGTTTGTTTTGCTACTTAGGCGTGATTCTTGAGTAGTTGTCTTTCCCAAGAAGACACTAAGTCCCTTAGGCGAGAGTATAATTATCATGGGGAATATAAGTTCCTCAGGCATAATTGTATATAGCATGATTGATGAGACTATAAGTCTCTTAGGCGAGGCATTCGACCTACTTAGGCGAGAATTCCATCGAACCCTCAGGAAAGACTTATTATCATGTCTCTCGGACTGGATATTTGTCGCTCCTATTAGGCATGATTCTTGAGTACTTGTCTCGCCCTCGAAGACATTAACTCCTTCAGGCATAATTTTATATAGCCCGACTGATGAGACTATAAGTCTCTCGGGGGAGGTGTTTGACCTACTTGGGCGAAACTTCTATTGAGTCCTCAAGCAAGACTTGTTATCAAGTCTCTCATACTGGATGTCTGCCGCGTATCTTAGGCACGATTCTTGAGTACTTGTCCCGCTCGAGAAGAAACTAAGTACCTCGGGCGAGGGTATAATTATCATGCAGAATCTAAGTTCCTCAAGCAAAATTGTATATAGTCTGACTGATAAGGCTATAAGTCTCTCAGGCGAGGCGTTCGACCTACTTGGATGGGATTTCTATCAAGCCCTCAGAAAAGACTTGTTATCAAGTCTCTCAGATTTGATGTTTGTCGCGCCTCTTAGGCATGATTCTTTAGTACTTATCGCGCACGAGAAGACACTAAGTCCCTCAGAAGAGAGTATAATTATTTGGGGGAATCTAAGTCCCTATGGAAAAATTATATATAGCCTGGTTGATGAGACTATAAGTCTCTCGGGCAAGGCGTTTGACCTACTTGGGTCGGACTTCCATCGAGCCCTCAAATAAGACTTGCTATGAAGTCTCTCGGTCTGGATATTTGTCGCACCTCTTAGGCGTGATTCTTGACAACTTGTCTCGCCCGAGAAGACAATAAGTCCCCTCAGGAAAAAATCCAAATAACCCATTCGTGTTTCTCTATGGGGCGCCAAGGATCTTCTTTATGGAGTCCAACAAGGAGATGTTTCCCTAAGGGACGACCAGGATCTTCGCTATAAAATCTAGCAAGAAGATATTGCTCTGAGGGGTTTCAAGGATCTTCGCTATAAAGTATAGCAAGGAGATGTTGCCCTGAGGTGCAAGAAGTATCTTCGCTATGAAGTCCAGCAAGGAGATGTTTCCTTTAGAGGAGGCAATGATCTTTAATATGAAGTCCAACAAGGAGATGTTGCTCTGAGGGGCGACAATTATCTTTGCCATGAAGTCCAATAAGGAGATGTTTCCATGAGGGGAGGAAAGTGTCTTCGCTTTGAAGTCCAACTATAAAATGTTTTCCTCAGGGGTGGAAAGGATCTTCTCTATGAAATCCAGCAAGGATATGTTATCTTGAGGGGCGACAAAGATCTTCACTTTGAAGACCAACATACAACATTTTCAGGAAAAAACATCCTTGTCTAGAACAAGTCACTTAATAATTATTCAGAGGTACATAGACATACTGTTTTAATATAGAATTACAAATAATTATAATTGTAATACTATCTAAGATGAAGAGTGTTTCAGGTTCTAGGAAAAAATGACCCTTCTAGTTCCTATAACGTGTACGCTCCGTGTGGGAGCTTTTGATATATGCGATATGGTCATTCCCATTCAGGTTGCAACTTTCCCTAATGTGCGGGTATAACTACTTCTTTTAAGACCAGAGTTCCCTCCTACATATCTCTCGGTTTGACTTTGGAGTTATATTTTCTGGCGGTCATGTGTTTGCCGGAGAATTCCCAGAAATGGGCAGCCTCCCTTACTTTGTCGATCAGGTCTGTTGTGCACTTTAAGTTATCTCATTCACCTCGTCATTAAACTGAGACCTTATCTGATCGGTAAATTAGCAAGTATACTAATTttccaatgtagtaataaaaaaGGGAAATCCCCAGTATCGATCTTAAGaactgcttgacgatacagagttcGAGATTAATTTCAACTAAACAAAAGTTTGGGGGTTTTGGAATAATTTGGTGAAATTATGAAAACaattgcaaataaaataaataaagtacGCAAACGGTTAAAACAGATATGAGTAGTATATACTAGAGACAGTGTATGATTCAATTCAGTTACAACTCTGAATTAACACTACAATAACTTATTTTAACTAATTAATTACCGGTTCTTTAGGGTGTTTAATCCTAAGTCCTTAGTGATAAAATCTTTAATCATACATCCTAACGCTTATATCCATAGAGAATTACAGATGAAACTAAGCATTCAATTATCAAGAATATTCTGGTTTctatagggtatccctagtcctaaGTGATATCTACTGTAGAATAATATCAAGCAAGCCATAAACAATGACGGTCCAGCCTAATCGTTAACCATAAGTCAAACTTGTTTGTCCGACAGAGCAAACATTAAGAACATCAAGAGAATAAATTAATTATGGAAAACAACATTGTTATTACGAATATAAAATCAAGTTATTCCATattcaaatcagggacaccccctaacATTAGGGGGGTTAGCTACTCATAATATTCAATGAATTCAAAAGATAAAATGTAGACATTACAAGTATTCAGATGAAAtttgatcttcaattgcttccaCTCATGAAAATCTTGTCTCCCCCAAAACCTTATTTTCTCTAATTCTGAATCGTGTGATTTTTGCTTCCCCCAAAAAGTCCCTCGTCTTGTCTGAAAAAAATCCCTTAAATAGAAAAGTCCTCCTTTTTCTTTCTCTCTCCTCAAACAGATCAACAATAGTCAATGAAATCAGATATTCGATGGACCAAAACGCATTTCGCTTAAaattaacaaaaacaaaggaaaTATCTGGTTTTTACACACATGTCTGCTACTGCTTGTAGCcggtgctacgggtggccgtagcaggCCCTGTCTTTTATGCTCTCATCCAGGCCCTCCTGTTACGGCCCGTAGCTGGCCACTGTCTCTGTGAAATTCGGGCTTTGTTCCAGACCTTCCACTACGGCCTATAGTAGGTGCTACTGGTGGTCGTAGTGGGCCCCTATTTTGGATGGACTTGGCTTCTGGTTCAGGCCTCCCTGCTACGACCCTTAGTAGGTGCTACGGGTGGTTGTAGCAGGCCTACTAGAGCATGGGGACACTTCTCCAATTCTTtgcgattctccttggtttttGCATCTGATCGTACTTGAAGATCTGTTTGAACCTGAAAACAATAAAAACACAACCCAAGCATCAAATGCAGAAAATGGAAATAAATTGATGAAAAATAGTGATGATTAAATGACATTAACGGTAAAATAAGGTGTAAAAACCACTTAAACTATAAGAAAAATGCAAATAACTCGCCTACTTTCACCTGTTAAAATGATAATAACTATAACACAAATGGTGTATGATCACAAgcccaaacttagcttgttgcttgtcctcaagtaactttATGTACAAAACTCATGTCACTctcaaatgaaataaaataattCACGTACCAGCATACCTCTAAGATCTTGCATGACCCTCATTTTATGATACCTTTGGTTTTTGCTAGATTACCGAGGTCGTTTGATTGACCACACCTTCACTTAAAAGTACTGCTTCACCTGTCAGCTCAattcacactctcaccaaatctctcgggtGTTAATGCATTTTACACTCAAAATTCATAGTATGCAATACCATACCATAGACTTGAATAAATTCTCTTTTGATGTTAAGATGCACGACACACACACTCTTTGAGGTCTTTATGGCTGTAATGGGGCTAGGGTTAAGGTTGGATAATTTTGGAAAAGTAGGCTAAGGTTTAGAGTCAATATGATTGTTATCTTCATTATGCTCATTTTGATGGATTAACTGTTATCGAGGATTCAACTTTTGGatttgtctttattttcaatattcGCTGACTTCTCCTTCTTTCAAGTGTCATGATGATTATTTTTCTATTATTCAtttcaatttgatttttcaaattttcatcttttctttttcttctctctctctctctctctctctctctctctctatatatatatatatatatatatatatatatatatatatatatatatatatatatatatatattcaatcATCATCTGCCCTCATTTGTACTAACGTTGCAcagctaccccaaacttaaaggttgttATCCCAACagaaaccccaaacttagaatgAACATGGATTTGATAACTCACATAAATACTCTAAACATGGTGGGAGAGTGTTTGGGCCATGGGTTATATTATGTGTTTTTTAAAACAAACAAATGGTTAACGACTCAAATGGGGTTAACTATGGATAATAATAAAAAGGACGACTAGAAAGGCTCAGGGGTAGAAAAAAATGTGCCTTGGTGTATGTAATCATGCAACCGAAATCAGAAAAGAACGTACGTAAGTTCTAAATGATAAAGACGTACTTGTATGCTCTCTTAT from Lathyrus oleraceus cultivar Zhongwan6 chromosome 1, CAAS_Psat_ZW6_1.0, whole genome shotgun sequence includes:
- the LOC127075407 gene encoding uncharacterized protein LOC127075407, with amino-acid sequence MTSLTGFITAITITILLAGSSAGRELRPSDHGLDYQSSPPANPPSDMRSFFNSNNSSSSSSPDAFNWNVTDSVPPALPKTTVHDRTPLSKALIIASLVCGVTGVSLLVVSVFLCLFGYIRRNSEQNESFRHDDDNFNINNNNNANKLEVMQNS